TGTCGTCATTATTGACGAATGGGACTGCATCTTCCGCGAATACCGAAACGATTATCAGGCCCAGCGGCAGTATCTGGATTTCCTGCGTGGCTGGCTCAAGGACAAAGCCTATATCGGCTTGGCCTATATGACGGGGATACTGCCTATCAAAAAGTATGGGACCCATTCGGCGCTGAATATGTTTACGGAGTTTTCCATGACCAATCCGCGGGAGCTAACGCCGTTTGTAGGCTTTACGGCAGAAGAAGTTCGGAAATTGTGCGAACAGTATCATATGGATTATGAAGAAACCATGAGCTGGTATGATGGATACCAATTTCGAGATATGACGTCTATATGCAATCCCCGCTCGGTCGTATCGGCGATGGAAAGCGGTATATTAGATACGTACTGGACGGAAACGGAGACCTTTGAAGCGTTGAAAATTTATATCGACATGAACTTCTCAGGTCTGCGGGATACCGTTGTCAAGCTCATGGCCGGCGGGCGGCAGAAAATCGACACGCGGTCCTTTGTCAACGATATGACGACCTTCCATTCGGCTGACGACGTGCTGACCTTGCTCGTTCATTTGGGGTATTTAGGCTATGACTTCGATACGAAGGAAGTCTTTATTCCTAATCGGGAAATCATGGGCGAATACGTAACAGCGACGCGGGTGTCCCAGTGGTCAGAAATTATTCATTCCGTGCTGCAGTCGGATAAGCTTCTCCAGGCTACGTGGAACGGCGACGAAGAAGCCGTAGCGAAAGGCATGGAGGAAGCGCACTTGAATACGTCCCATCTGCAATATAACGATGAAAATGCGTTGAGCTATACCGTCTCGCTGGCCTACTACAGCGCAAGGCAGTACTATACGGTTATCCGCGAACTGCCGACGGGCAAAGGCTTTGCCGACATGGCATTTCTGCCGAAGAAAAAATATGCCGACAAGCCGGCTATGGTCGTGGAACTGAAATGGGATAGCACTGCCGATACGGCGCTTCGGCAAATACGGGATAAACAGTATACGGGGGCTTTGCAGGATTACACAGGAAATATCCTATGTGTCGGCATTACGTATGACCGAGGAAGCAAGAAGCATACCTGCCGTATAGAAAAAGAAACAACATAATATCATATAAATATATTTAGAAGCAATGGCAAGGGAGTATGTCTCATTAAGTCATTGCTTTTTCTTTTGCCAGAAAAAATGAAACGGCATGTTTTGAAGGGTGCGACTACGGAGCACATTGCTCGATATGGCTGAAAACTCGGGGAGAGAATGAAATTTTTGTCCCATTCAGAGTCGGGCCGATGGTGCAATTTATGTAGTGTATAAGCGGCAAATATGCTATAATACAATATGATAAAAGCGTATTAAGTACGGTTTGAGGAGTCGCAGCATGAGTTCATTAGCTATTTTGATTTTGACGAAAAATGAAGAGGATAATATCGTAGACGTCGTTCGTAACGCCAAGACGTGTACGGACGAAGTCGTCATCATAGATTCGGGCAGTACGGATCGGACGGTAGAATTAGCGGAGCAAGAAGGGGCCAAAGTAGCTTTTCGGGCCTGGGATGGAGACTTTTCTGCCCAGCGGAATTTTGCTTTGTCGCAGACGGAGGCTGACTGGGTGTTGTATTTGGATGCTGACGAACGTATGGATGATGCTATGTGCCAGCATGTTAAACAGATTGCGGCGCAGAATGAGGCAGGGCAGTACGGCATGATACGTCATATGGTATTCAATGGATATCGGTTTCATCATGGCATTTTTGCACCCGATACGGTATATCGCATGTTTCTAAGAAAAGATGTAATTTGGGTTGGAAAAGTTCATGAACATGCAGAATGCCGTTCCCCAAGGAAAATGCTGACAGGGAGAGTAGACCATTATACGTATGAAAGTTGGCATCAGTGGTTGGAAAAGGCTGATCACTATACGACGATTTGGGCAAAAGAACGTTATGAGTCTGGGAAGCGGACTTCATTGAGCAGCGCTTTTCTGCATTCCTTTTTTGGCGGATTGCGGGCTTTGTTGATAAAAAAGGCCTTTTTAGATGGATGGATGGGAATCCTTTCTTGTGGTCAGCACG
This region of Megasphaera stantonii genomic DNA includes:
- a CDS encoding glycosyltransferase family 2 protein, translated to MSSLAILILTKNEEDNIVDVVRNAKTCTDEVVIIDSGSTDRTVELAEQEGAKVAFRAWDGDFSAQRNFALSQTEADWVLYLDADERMDDAMCQHVKQIAAQNEAGQYGMIRHMVFNGYRFHHGIFAPDTVYRMFLRKDVIWVGKVHEHAECRSPRKMLTGRVDHYTYESWHQWLEKADHYTTIWAKERYESGKRTSLSSAFLHSFFGGLRALLIKKAFLDGWMGILSCGQHAFYTMLKYVKLYEMQINHKEG
- a CDS encoding AAA family ATPase; amino-acid sequence: MGIYLNPGDRKFKMARNSRIYVDKSGLIRYLNSVFDTESRFICVSRPRRFGKSMAANMISAYYDRTVDGEAAFQGLEIAGDAAFAMYCNQCDVLFINMQEFLSCSQTMKDMLDLLKQKILHDVLREYSHISYFDRTDMVGCLDDVFVETQRPFVVIIDEWDCIFREYRNDYQAQRQYLDFLRGWLKDKAYIGLAYMTGILPIKKYGTHSALNMFTEFSMTNPRELTPFVGFTAEEVRKLCEQYHMDYEETMSWYDGYQFRDMTSICNPRSVVSAMESGILDTYWTETETFEALKIYIDMNFSGLRDTVVKLMAGGRQKIDTRSFVNDMTTFHSADDVLTLLVHLGYLGYDFDTKEVFIPNREIMGEYVTATRVSQWSEIIHSVLQSDKLLQATWNGDEEAVAKGMEEAHLNTSHLQYNDENALSYTVSLAYYSARQYYTVIRELPTGKGFADMAFLPKKKYADKPAMVVELKWDSTADTALRQIRDKQYTGALQDYTGNILCVGITYDRGSKKHTCRIEKETT